From Cricetulus griseus strain 17A/GY chromosome 1 unlocalized genomic scaffold, alternate assembly CriGri-PICRH-1.0 chr1_0, whole genome shotgun sequence, a single genomic window includes:
- the Hsh2d gene encoding hematopoietic SH2 domain-containing protein, producing MAEAWRPPLPLPPRLDWFVHTQVDQLAQYGIPEWFHGTISREVAENLLESQPLGTFLIRVSHSHVGYTLSYKAQTCCRHFMVKLSDDGTFILAGDHVTHASLDALVTFHQQKPIRPYRELLTQACGQKDPANVDYEDLLLYSNALVQDAESRGPTEVQRPSSCPPEEAPERRPNAATDGKLPSAPCSPKAHFGEAGQKLWKNLRTLPETSRRVKQRLTSHLSATNLLGDARRVVQHCSPVTRVSSWDSASHSKDPGAATSLQNLSEPQAQRSRESTFTASRPASWKEAVSGVRAWRGKVARALSVQATKSEPEDLPEAQDWLPEEYLRPPPFAPGY from the exons ATGGCAGAAGCCTGGAGGCCGCCCCTGCCACTGCCCCCTCGGCTGGACTGGTTTGTGCACACCCAGGTGGACCAGCTGGCCCAATATGGGATCCCGGAGTGGTTCCATGGCACCATCTCTCGAGA agTTGCTGAGAATCTGCTGGAGTCACAACCCCTGGGGACATTTCTTATCCGAGTCAGCCACAGCCATGTGGGCTACACCCTTTCCTACAA AGCCCAGACCTGCTGCCGTCACTTCATGGTGAAACTCTCAGATGATGGGACGTTCATCCTTGCTGGGGATCATGTGACCCACGCTTCTCTCGACGCCCTGGTCACTTTCCACCAGCAGAAACCTATTCGTCCATACCGGGAGCTTCTGACACAAGCCTGCGGGCAG AAGGATCCAGCAAACGTGGACTACGAAGATCTCTTACTGTACTCTAATGCCCTGGTTCAGGATGCTGAAAGCCGTGGCCCCACTGAAGTTCAGAGGCCTTCTTCCTGCCCACCCGAGGAG GCTCCTGAAAGGAGGCCTAACGCAGCAACTGATGGAAAGCTCCCATCAGCCCCGTGCTCCCCAAAAGCACATTTTGgggaggcaggacagaaactgtgGAAGAACCTGAGGACTCTGCCAGAGACCAGCCGGAGGGTGAAACAGCGGCTCACTTCGCATCTGTCAGCCACAAACCTGCTGGGCGATGCCAGGCGTGTGGTGCAGCATTGCAGTCCAGTGACTCGAGTATCCAGCTGGGACAGTGCTAGCCATTCCAAGGACCCTGGTGCAGCCACCTCTCTCCAGAACCTCTCAGAGCCCCAggcccagagaagcagagaatcCACCTTCACAGCCTCCAGGCCTGCCAGCTGGAAGGAGGCAGTCTCAGGGGTCAGGGCCTGGCGTGGAAAGGTGGCGAGGGCCCTTTCGGTCCAGGCAACCAAGTCAGAGCCTGAAGACTTGCCAGAAGCCCAGGACTGGCTACCTGAGGAATACCTCCGACCACCACCTTTTGCCCCTGGGTACTGA
- the Cib3 gene encoding calcium and integrin-binding family member 3 isoform X1, whose translation MGNKQTVFTHEQLEEYQDCTFFTRKEIMRLFYRYQDLAPQLVPLDYTTCPEVKVPYELISSMPELKDNPFRQRIAQVFSQDGDGHMTLENFLDMFSVMSEMAPRDLKAYYAFKIYDFNNDDYICAWDLEQTVTRLTRGELSAEEVTLVCEKVLDEADSDHDGRLSLEDFQNMILRAPDFLSTFHIRI comes from the exons ATGGGCAACAAGCAGACTGTGTTCACTCATGAGCAGCTGGAGGAATACCAG GACTGTACTTTCTTCACGAGGAAGGAGATCATGAG GCTCTTCTATCGATACCAGGACCTGGCCCCCCAGTTGGTGCCCCTGGACTACACCACCTGTCCTGAGGTGAAAGTTCCCTATGAGCTGATCAGCAGCATGCCAGAGCTGAAG GATAACCCTTTTCGCCAGAGGATTGCACAGGTCTTCTCTCAAGATGGGGATGGTCACATGACCTTAGAGAACTTCCTGGATATGTTCTCAGTGATGAGTGAGATGGCTCCACGGGACCTGAAGGCCTACTATGCCTTTAAGATTTATG ACTTCAACAATGATGACTACATCTGTGCCTGGGACCTGGAGCAGACGGTGACCAGACTGACCCGAGGGGAGCTGAGTGCCGAGGAGGTGACCCTGGTCTGTGAGAAGGTACTGGACGAAGCAGACAGCGACCACGATGGGCGGCTATCCCTGGAGGACTTCCAAAACATGATCCTGCGGGCACCAGACTTCCTCAG CACCTTCCACATCCGAATCTGA
- the Cib3 gene encoding calcium and integrin-binding family member 3 isoform X2 yields MGNKQTVFTHEQLEEYQDNPFRQRIAQVFSQDGDGHMTLENFLDMFSVMSEMAPRDLKAYYAFKIYDFNNDDYICAWDLEQTVTRLTRGELSAEEVTLVCEKVLDEADSDHDGRLSLEDFQNMILRAPDFLSTFHIRI; encoded by the exons ATGGGCAACAAGCAGACTGTGTTCACTCATGAGCAGCTGGAGGAATACCAG GATAACCCTTTTCGCCAGAGGATTGCACAGGTCTTCTCTCAAGATGGGGATGGTCACATGACCTTAGAGAACTTCCTGGATATGTTCTCAGTGATGAGTGAGATGGCTCCACGGGACCTGAAGGCCTACTATGCCTTTAAGATTTATG ACTTCAACAATGATGACTACATCTGTGCCTGGGACCTGGAGCAGACGGTGACCAGACTGACCCGAGGGGAGCTGAGTGCCGAGGAGGTGACCCTGGTCTGTGAGAAGGTACTGGACGAAGCAGACAGCGACCACGATGGGCGGCTATCCCTGGAGGACTTCCAAAACATGATCCTGCGGGCACCAGACTTCCTCAG CACCTTCCACATCCGAATCTGA